Below is a genomic region from Pseudomonas sp. JQ170C.
CTTGGCTTCAAAGGTGGTCAGGCGTTCGTCGTGGGTGTGCACGGGCAGGTTGAAGCGGCCGTTCAGGCGTCGGGCGAACTTCTCGGCGCGCTCGCTCATTTCACTGGGGGTGCCGTCCATGTTCAAGGGCAGGCCGACCACCAGGGCGTCGGGCTTCCACTCCTTGATCAGTTTTTCCACCTGGGTCCAGTCGGGCGTGCCGTTCTGGGCCTTGAGGGTGCACAGCTCGCGGGCCTGGCCGGTGATCACCTGGCCGACGGCGACGCCGATCTGGCGGCTGCCGTAGTCAAAGCCCAGCAGTAG
It encodes:
- the ruvX gene encoding Holliday junction resolvase RuvX produces the protein MSEVRLLLGFDYGSRQIGVAVGQVITGQARELCTLKAQNGTPDWTQVEKLIKEWKPDALVVGLPLNMDGTPSEMSERAEKFARRLNGRFNLPVHTHDERLTTFEAKGERMARGGQRGSYRDNPVDAIAAALLLQGWLEANTGQS